The genomic region TGGATATAATTGTACTACATAGATGACACACTAGACAGAGACAGTACTATTCTCTATTCAAATCTCTCACTGAGTAAAGCACAACAAAACCACGTGATTTTTCTGTACTACGGAAGGGATACGTCCAGATATCGAATCTGATTGGACTAGTTAATATGCAGCTCATGGATATTGAGTTTAAGTCTGCGATTTGGCAAAATTAACGTCAGCTTCTGATCTTAAAAAAAAGGTTCAGTTAAATTAGAAGAATTAAGTGTCGCGCCGTTGCTGATGCAGACTACCTCCACTTTCTCACTTCGAAGTTAAAACGTAAACCTCCAAACACTACACAACACTTTTGTCTGGGCTTACCTAACCTGTAACCTTAATAAACTTCCGTGAAAGAAAACAAATAGCAACAGCAAAGCATTCAGTGTGATAATAACTATGAACTGTCAATCAATCTTATCTGCTTTTTAAAAAGTCGCACAACCCATTTACGTACGTGTGAATAATTTCGAAAATAATTTATTGCTCAAGTCCTGTATGTGTGTATCTATCATAAAGCAAAATGGATATTTTAAAAGCGGAAATAATGAAGAAAAGAAAACAGTTAGAGGAAAGCAACGTTTTGGTAATTTCAGTAATCTGAATGAAACGATCGTTATACTTTATCCCATTTATTATATTTCTACAAATATttcagaaaaataaaaaatattttagaaGGGGTGAATTAATAGCAAAAGATCAAGAAGTAAAAGAAATACAAGAGAACAAAGACGAGGATGTTAAAGTTAACACAACTAAGCGGCAAAAGGATTCGGTAACTGATGGTAGCTCGGAACATTTAACGTTACCTAGACACGAAGTAATTAAAAGATTGCGCGAAAGAAGCGAGCCTATATTGTTATTTGGAGAATCTGAGATAGAAGCATTTAAACGACTACGGAAATGTGAAATTCTTGAACCTGAAGTAAACAAGGTAGGTGTTTACTTTAGGCTCCATGATATAACAAATGATTTATATAtccattatatatttataatttattataaattaaagGGTTTCAGAAATGATTTTCAAGAAGCTATGGAACAAGTAGATCAAGCATACTTGAACGAAATATTAGCTTCATCAAAACCACAAGATCGTGATGGTAAAGGAGATGTAAATGTACCGGATGAGGGAGTCACTTATGAAGATCTTCAAAAAATGTCAATCAAATTAAACAAGGGTGACAGAGATTTTGATTTGAATGTTATCACGCTGTTTATATCATTCTTAGTGCAAATGTGGGGTAATCAATTGAATAGTAGGAGCACAGCTGAGAAAATGAGTACCAGAGGAAAAATGGCTAGTGCCACTTATGCTCAAACAAGAGAATACTTAAAACCTCTGCTTAGAAAGTTGAAAAATAAATCCTTGCCAGAAGATATCACTGACAGTTTAACTGATATTGTGAAACATCTACTCGAACGTAATTATATATTGGTAAGTATGATACTGATACTGATTGAACatgaaattaaatatatagaatatattttttaaggACAATTTATTACAGGCAAGTGACGCGTATTTACAAATGGCAATAGGGAATTCCCCATGGCCTATTGGAGTGACTATGGTCGGTATTCATGCGCGTACCGGAAGAGAAAAAATTTTCTCGAAAAATGTGGCGCATGTAATGAATGATGAAACACAAAGGAAATATATTCAAGCATTAAAAAGGCTAATGACCAAGTGCCAGGAATATTACCCTACAGACCCATCGCGCTGTGTAGAGTATTCAAAAACATAACATTTATTACATATAGTACATCATAATAAACAAAATTACCCTATAATGCTGCACCataaaatgtaaaatattaaacattgtacattaataatattttatttgttGCCTTATTGATACTCTGTAGTTATGTTATATCTAGGAAAAGAAATTAAGAAGAGCTGAACATTTATAATAGTTAAATATTTATAACAAAAAAGATTGATTTAACATCTATATTTGCTCCTATAATTTGCTTCTACTGTAGCATTATCGAATGCTCTAGATTTAAGAATAAAACTTAATAATAGCTTAATAATAAGTACTTGAGATTATAAAAATATGAACGAAATTCATACATTTGGTCTGATCATTTTTCTTCTTCTATtactaaacttaatttatttTAGAAGCCAATTCATTTGACTTCTTTACTGCAGCTTCAACTGCACTTATCATAGAGGCTCTgtaaatacatttattatattatatagtgTACTAATGTACATAACAGTTCCATGCATCTTATTACCTGACTTGTCCGCATTCCATAGCATGAATTCCTGTAATAGTTGTACCTCCAGGCGAACATACTTCATCCTTCAACTGACCAGGATGCCTACCTGTTTCTAATACCATTTTACCAGCACCAACCAATACTTGGGCtgcaaattttgtcgctatagGTCTTGGAACACCCATTTTTACTGCACCATccgctaatgcttctataacaaGATATGCCTAAAAATTTGTTTAATCTTAATGTTTGCTTTAAAAAAATAGCCCTAACAGTACTGATTATACATACATAAGCAGGGCCAGATCCTGAAAGACCACCTATAGCATTCATGAGGGATTCGGGAACACTTTCTGTTACACCAATATATGAGAATAATGTTTCTATCACAGTTTCATCCTCACTCGTTGTATTCATAGAGCAATACACTAGACACAAcaaaaagatattaaatatcttaaTCGAATTTTCTAAAATTTTTAGTAACATTCTTACCTGTTATACCTTCTCCAACCATCATTGGAGTATTCGGCATACATCTAATTACTTTAGGATATGCAGCAATAAATTTAAGTTTCTGAAAATATTAGAAGCATTTAATCAGTTTCATGGTGCACAGCTTTCTTATATTTCAAATAAGAATGATTCTTACGTTA from Xylocopa sonorina isolate GNS202 chromosome 2, iyXylSono1_principal, whole genome shotgun sequence harbors:
- the P5cr gene encoding pyrroline 5-carboyxlate reductase isoform X2 is translated as MDTCNLCSTKVGFIGGGNMASAIGAGLIRKGILNPKNVWVSARTNRTLAFWNDLAMKPHMLDDALDGIRRTMTKTDLEIIFVSVLVGVTLESLTNKLKFIAAYPKVIRCMPNTPMMVGEGITVYCSMNTTSEDETVIETLFSYIGVTESVPESLMNAIGGLSGSGPAYAYLVIEALADGAVKMGVPRPIATKFAAQVLVGAGKMVLETGRHPGQLKDEVCSPGGTTITGIHAMECGQVRASMISAVEAAVKKSNELASKIN
- the P5cr gene encoding pyrroline 5-carboyxlate reductase isoform X3 — protein: MDTCNLCSTKVGFIGGGNMASAIGAGLIRKAMKPHMLDDALDGIRRTMTKTDLEIIFVSVLVGVTLESLTNKLKFIAAYPKVIRCMPNTPMMVGEGITVYCSMNTTSEDETVIETLFSYIGVTESVPESLMNAIGGLSGSGPAYAYLVIEALADGAVKMGVPRPIATKFAAQVLVGAGKMVLETGRHPGQLKDEVCSPGGTTITGIHAMECGQVRASMISAVEAAVKKSNELASKIN
- the Prp18 gene encoding pre-mRNA processing factor 18 translates to MDILKAEIMKKRKQLEESNVLKNKKYFRRGELIAKDQEVKEIQENKDEDVKVNTTKRQKDSVTDGSSEHLTLPRHEVIKRLRERSEPILLFGESEIEAFKRLRKCEILEPEVNKGFRNDFQEAMEQVDQAYLNEILASSKPQDRDGKGDVNVPDEGVTYEDLQKMSIKLNKGDRDFDLNVITLFISFLVQMWGNQLNSRSTAEKMSTRGKMASATYAQTREYLKPLLRKLKNKSLPEDITDSLTDIVKHLLERNYILASDAYLQMAIGNSPWPIGVTMVGIHARTGREKIFSKNVAHVMNDETQRKYIQALKRLMTKCQEYYPTDPSRCVEYSKT
- the P5cr gene encoding pyrroline 5-carboyxlate reductase isoform X1; the protein is MDTCNLCSTKVGFIGGGNMASAIGAGLIRKGILNPKNVWVSARTNRTLAFWNDLGAHATLKNGEVVDNCEIVFLAMKPHMLDDALDGIRRTMTKTDLEIIFVSVLVGVTLESLTNKLKFIAAYPKVIRCMPNTPMMVGEGITVYCSMNTTSEDETVIETLFSYIGVTESVPESLMNAIGGLSGSGPAYAYLVIEALADGAVKMGVPRPIATKFAAQVLVGAGKMVLETGRHPGQLKDEVCSPGGTTITGIHAMECGQVRASMISAVEAAVKKSNELASKIN